From Rutidosis leptorrhynchoides isolate AG116_Rl617_1_P2 chromosome 3, CSIRO_AGI_Rlap_v1, whole genome shotgun sequence, a single genomic window includes:
- the LOC139901230 gene encoding uncharacterized protein, with protein MAARDEDKTALHTTDGIFCYVKMSFELKNAGATYQCVIDMAFKKQIGMNVEAYVYDIVIKSNTEERMIRDILETFESLRTINMKLNPKKRTFGFEEDQQIKKILKHPESSWRLVKWAVELGEYEINISPWHEVKGQILADFLLKTTEKVDNSHDSKSNNQIWELHTDGVLSEEGIGAGLVLTNLEGEEHTYALKFCFYASNNEAEYEALLSGLRIATEMGIKYLRAYVDSQIVAQQVNGAFEAKDMSMKQYLQLVEKISKNFESLEVLQISRNKNKKADVLSKLETLAFDHLHKKVLVEVLKDKSIDKKLVVATIEDRGQCWMTLYIKYLQDGTLQEDITEARRIKEVVQWSNFRCLAPQQAIDVVKEMHEGLFAQHYGYRTIAAWIMRQGYYWQTIYRDTAETIKTCDACQRHGTVQCIPKCGLPNEIVHGLVEVTSKEIMTGIKARFFLSQTKWVDEAPYFLWAHRTTPKRSTGETPFSLLYDTEAVIPVEIRVPTHKVLAFDVNSNSSVLCENLNLLEERRIMAAIRQADAKQRMAKYYNKRMKHVQFKE; from the exons ATGGCAGCACGAGATGAAGATAAAACAGCTTTACACACGACGGATGGAATTTTTTGTTATGTAAAAATGTCTTTTGAGTTGAAGAATGCTGGAGCAACTTATCAATGTGTTATTGATATGGCATTTAAGAAACAAATTGGTATGAATGTGGAAGCCTATGTGTACGATATTGTTATCAAAAGCAATACGGAAGAAAGAATGATTAGGGATATTCTTGAAACTTTTGAGTCATTGAGAACGATTAACATGAAGTTAAATCCCAAAAAGCGTACTTTTGGTTTTGAGGAAG ACCAGCAAATTAAGAAAATTTTAAAGCATCCAGAATCATCATGGCGTTTAGTAAAATGGGCAGTGGAGTTGGGGGAATATGAAATAAATATTTCTCCATGGCATGAAGTTAAAgggcaaattttggcagattttctTTTGAAAACTACAGAAAAAGTTGATAATTCTCATGATTCTAAAAGCAATAATCAAATATGGGAATTGCATACTGATGGGGTTTTAAGTGAAGAAGGAATAGGTGCAGGGTTGGTACTTACCAATCTAGAAGGAGAAGAACATACCTATGCACTCAAATTTTGTTTTTACGCATCtaacaatgaagcagaatatgaggcattGCTCTCCGGCCTCCGTATAGCAACAGAGATGGGAATAAAATACTTACGTGCTTATGTGGACTCTCAGATTGTAGCACAGCAAGTTAATGGAGCATTTGAAGCAAAAGACATGTCAATGAAACAATATTTACAACTAGTCGAAAAAATCTCAAAGAATTTTGAAAGTTTGGAAGTTTTGCAAATATCGAGAAACAAGAATAAAAAAGCAGATGTATTGAGCAAATTGGAAACATTAGCATTCGATCATTTACACAAAAAAGTTTTGGTAGAAGTTTTGAAGGACAAATCAATTGATAAAAAATTGGTGGTAGCAACAATTGAAGATAGAGGACAATGTTGGATGACTCTCTATATTAAGTATTTGCAAGACGGAACACTGCAAGAAGATATCACAGAAGCAAGACGGATAAAG GAAGTCGTACAATGGTCCAATTTTAGGTGTTTAGCACCACAACAAGCAATAGATGTGGTGAAAGAGATGCATGAAGGTTTATTTGCACAACATTATGGTTATAGGACCATTGCAGCTTGGATTATGAGACAAGGATATTATTGGCAAACAATTTATAGAGATACTGcagaaacaatcaaaacatgtgatGCATGCCAGCGACATGGAACAGTTCAGTGTATACCAAA ATGTGGCTTGCCAAATGAGATT GTGCATGGCCTGGTTGAGGTAACAAGCAAGGAAATTATGACCGGCATAAAGGCTAGATTTTTTTTAAGTCAAACAAAATGGGTCGATGAAGCTCCGTATTTTTTGTGGGCTCACCGTACAACACCAAAGCGGAGCACGGGTGAGACACCGTTCAGCTTATTGTATGATACTGAAGCAGTAATACCTGTAGAAATTCGTGTACCAACACACAAAGTTTTAGCATTTGATGTTAACAGCAATTCATCCGTTTTGTGTGAAAATTTGAACTTGTTGGAAGAAAGGCGTATTATGGCCGCTATCCGTCAAGCAGATGCTAAACAGCGCATGgcaaaatattataataaaagaatGAAGCATGTGCAATTTAAAGAATGA